The Rhopalosiphum maidis isolate BTI-1 chromosome 1, ASM367621v3, whole genome shotgun sequence genome has a segment encoding these proteins:
- the LOC113560547 gene encoding eukaryotic translation initiation factor 3 subunit I-like, with translation MKPLMLQGHERAITQIKYNREGDLLFSSAKDVTPNVWYSLNGERLGTYIGHTGAVWCIDVDWKTTKFLSGAADNTLRLWDVATGVEIGNISSNSAVRTCSFSYSADLASYSTDQAMKQECEIFIVDARDDESFKSSAPILKMTVPDSKVTSLIWGTLDHTILTGHEDGAITQWDLRTGKSIETVKDHQGSINDMQKNRQGTMFVTASKDKTSKLFDVDDLSVHKVYVTERPVNSASLSPIYDHVVLGGGQDAMDVTTTAAQAGKFDARFFHVIFEEEFARVKGHFGPINSLAFHPDGKSFSTGGEDGFIRVQSFDPSYKEFKFDY, from the exons ATG aAACCTTTAATGTTACAAGGGCACGAGCGTGCCATTactcaaattaaatacaacagAGAGGGTGATTTATTGTTCTCGTCTGCTAAAGACGTAACACCAAACGTATGGTATTCATTGAATGGTGAGCGTCTTGGTACATACATTGGCCATACTGGAGCTGTATGGTGTATTGATGTTGATTGGAAAACCACAAAGTTTTTGTCTGGAGCTGCTGACAACACCTTAAGACTTTGGGATGTTGCAACTG GTGTGGAGATTGGTAATATAAGTAGTAATTCAGCTGTGCGTACATGCTCATTTAGTTACTCAGCTGATCTTGCCAGCTACTCAACAGATCAGGCTATGAAACAAGAATgtgaaatttttatagttgatgCTCGAGATGATGAGTCTTTTA aaaGCAGTGCGCCAATTTTAAAGATGACTGTACCTGATTCTAAAGTGACTTCTTTAATTTGGGGTACATTAGACCATACAATCCTTACTGGACATGAAGATGGTGCCATTACTCAATGGGATTTGAGA ACTGGAAAAAGTATAGAAACTGTTAAAGATCATCAAGGATCAATCAATGACATGCAAAAGAACCGACAAGGTACTATGTTTGTTACTGCATCAAAAGACAAAACCTCAAAGCTATTTGATGTAGATGATTTGTCGGTTCACAAAGTTTATGTCACTGAACGTCCTGTTAATAGTGCTTCCCTATCACCAATATACGATCAT gtgGTATTAGGTGGTGGTCAAGACGCTATGGATGTTACAACAACAGCAGCACAAGCAGGCAAATTTGATGCCAGATTTTTTCATGTCATTTTTGAAGAAGAATTTGCAAGAGTGAAAGGTCATTTTGGTCCAATAAATTCATTAGCTTTCCATCCAGATGGCAAAAGTTTCAGTACAGGCGGAGAAGATGGTTTTATTAGGGTACAATCATTTGATCCATCTTACAAAGAATTTAAATtcgattattga
- the LOC113549573 gene encoding forkhead box protein D5-C-like produces MNRGGQPHSPEQPSHTAAAVDNMKNEEPTIPSHHQQRNMLAEAIASLPPVPQNLSAIALFHQLPILYQQHYQHMLHSRILPYLQESLRLQSSVNFADKPQMPTVPAISLFDQPSEQNAAAAAAVAAADMAAVGCNEKPPYSYIALIAMAITSTPNQRMTLSEIYNYITDKFPYYRRNRQGWQNSIRHNLSLNDCFIKIPRGRTGMDDNMGGGKGSYWTLDPVAAADMFERGNYRRRRMRRHRPYQQQNHHQTNQQDIKSLLQQQQQPLASPHHHHHHHFAVYPEFQLTGRNAVTAAAESLADKQHAVAAVADTVSSHNLAFHIENLIQKKHRGVEMSQEEIVSSSGVHNNNNDLQQYAAGDDHQNLHHHHHHHNNHHRHQLAVESKPKLIIINDEDDSNISGGSGGRRC; encoded by the exons ATGAACCGCGGGGGCCAACCCCATTCACCGGAACAGCCAAGCCATACCGCAGCCGCAGTGGACAACATGAAGAACGAAGAGCCGACCATACCGAGTCATCACCAGCAGCGGAACATGTTGGCCGAGGCGATAGCGTCGCTGCCGCCCGTGCCGCAGAACTTGTCAGCCATCGCCCTGTTCCATCAGCTGCCCATACTGTACCAACAGCACTACCAGCACATGTTGCATTCTCGCATCCTGCCCTACCTACAAGAATCGCTGAGGTTGCAGAGTTCCGTCAACTTTGCGGATAAGCCACAAATGCCGACG GTACCGGCCATCAGCCTGTTCGACCAGCCCTCTGAACAGAACGCAGCGGCCGCGGCCGCAGTTGCGGCCGCGGACATGGCAGCAGTCGGGTGCAACGAGAAACCGCCTTACTCGTACATAGCGCTCATCGCCATGGCCATTACGTCCACTCCCAACCAGCGGATGACGCTTAGCGAAATATACAACTACATTACGGACAAGTTCCCGTACTACCGGCGCAACAGACAGGGCTGGCAGAACTCGATCAGGCACAACCTGAGCCTGAACGATTGCTTCATCAAGATCCCGAGAGGTCGGACCGGCATGGACGACAACATGGGCGGCGGCAAGGGCAGCTACTGGACACTGGATCCGGTGGCCGCGGCCGACATGTTCGAGCGGGGCAACTACAGGCGAAGGCGGATGCGCCGGCACAGGCCGTACCAGCAGCAAAACCACCACCAGACG AACCAACAGGACATCAAGTCGCTGCtgcagcaacagcaacagccGCTGGCCAGTCCTCACCACCATCACCACCATCACTTCGCGGTGTACCCCGAGTTCCAGTTGACCGGCAGGAACGCCGTAACCGCTGCGGCCGAGTCACTGGCGGACAAACAGCACGCCGTAGCCGCCGTGGCGGACACGGTGTCCTCGCACAACCTGGCGTTCCACATCGAGAACCTGATACAGAAGAAGCACCGCGGTGTCGAGATGTCTCAGGAAGAGATCGTGTCGTCAAGTGGCGtgcacaacaacaacaacgatCTGCAGCAGTACGCGGCCGGCGACGACCACCAAAAcctccaccaccaccaccaccaccacaacAACCACCACCGCCACCAGCTCGCCGTCGAGTCCAAGCCCAAATTGATCATCATCAACGACGAGGACGACAGCAACATCAGTGGCGGCAGTGGCGGCAGACGCTGCTAA